In one window of Vibrio sp. DW001 DNA:
- a CDS encoding DUF2999 family protein has protein sequence MNPILAMLKENNISDEQIRELFEVLTQNPLAAMASIGQLGLPQDKLQLLMGQVMQNPALIKEAVNELGLDFSKVEAAKEQLQK, from the coding sequence ATGAACCCAATTCTTGCAATGTTGAAAGAGAATAATATTAGCGACGAACAGATCCGTGAGCTTTTTGAAGTGCTGACACAGAATCCTCTTGCGGCAATGGCATCAATCGGTCAACTGGGTTTACCTCAAGATAAGCTTCAGCTTTTAATGGGACAGGTGATGCAAAACCCCGCTTTGATTAAAGAAGCAGTCAATGAGTTAGGGTTAGATTTTTCAAAAGTAGAAGCAGCGAAAGAACAACTTCAGAAGTAA